Part of the Flagellimonas eckloniae genome, TTAAAGCAGTAATCTGGTCTAAACTCTTCAAAGACATTCCTTAAAATTTTACTCTCAGGTTGTGTAAGTTGCTTTGCATCCCTGTTTAAGTCAATCTTATTGGCATTTACACGTGTATATTGTTTTGCTCCATCCGGGTTAAGGATGGGTATAATTAATAATGAACAATTTTCTAGAATTGATGTTGCTATTGTTTCCCCAGAACGCAAATAATTAACCAGATCTACTACAGCCTTCGTGGTTGTGGATTCATTTCCATGCATTTGGGACCACATCAAGATTTTATTTTTTCCAGTTCCTAAAGAAATGGAGATAATCCCATTCTCTTGAACCGAACTACCAATGGTTTTAATTGTGGAAGTCTCGGACTTACCCAGCCATTCCATTTTAAGCATTTCGCTAGTAACGTAACGTCCGTGAATTGATTTTTCTTTAAAGGTTTTATGATTCACCATTGAGTCTGTACAAGAATTAGGTTTACAAAAGTAAATGAAGAATAAATTACAATTGTAAACATATCTATCCTCAAGAATATTTGTGGAATTGATGTTTGTTTACAATTGTACCCAATAAAAACTAAATATAATTTAAGTGACTATTAATCATATATTTAAATACTTTTATTAAATCTAATAATTCAAATATATTTTGATTATTTTTTAGAATTTCGATAAAAATTCTACCAGCAATGATTACTTTTACTTTATGATTAATTACAATTGTAATGAATGAAATCATAGATCGCATTAGGTCAATTATTAACCATTATGGATTAACTGTATCCACTTTTGCGGATAAGATTGGTGTGCAGCGTTCAAGCATTTCCCATCTCCTAAGTGAAAGAAATAAACCAAGTTTGGATTTTGTAATGAAAGTGGTTCTAGCATATCCTTCAGTAGATCTCTATTGGTTATTATATGGAAAGGGAGATTTTCCAAATCCTGAGCGTGAAAATGATTCAGATACCTCTGCCCTATCTGAAATATCAAATACCATAGCAACACACGGAAGCAAAAGTTCTGTACTAACAGCTAAGGAACCCATTCGTATTGCATTATTCTATGCAGATGGCACTTTTGAATCTTTCGAGATAAAAAAATAATCATTTCATCTATCCAAATTCTATACTTTACCGTTATTTTGCAGGTATGTTAAAACAGCTGTTTCTATTTGTACTGGTCCTTTTCTTATGTGCTTGTTCTTCACCGCCGCAACGTAACTGCGCTAATTTTAAAACTGGGAAGTTTATGTTCAAAAGTGTGATAAATGGAGAAGAGAAGCAAACTACTTTTTCTCGGACGAAAGAAATAGAGATTGATTATTTTGAAGGAAAACAAGATACTTCTTCAATACGTTGGATCAATGATTGCGAGTACGTTCTCAAAAATATAAACCCTAAAAATAAGGCTGAAGAGAAATCAATTCATATTAAAATATTGACTACTTCGGATTCTTCTTATACATTTGAATATAATGCGATTGGAGATAAGCGTAAATTTAAAGGAACTGCATTTAAAATAAACTAACCATGCTTGAAATTTTTACGAGTCCAGATGCCTGGATGGCCCTACTTACATTGACATTTTTGGAAATCATCCTTGGGATAGACAACATAATCTTTATTTCCATTGCTGCGGGCAAGCTTGAGAAGAAAGACAGAAAAAAAGCTACAAATCTTGGATTGGTATTGGCCATGGGTATGCGAATAGTACTGCTTTTTGGTATTACATGGTTGACCAAAATGAAAAAACCTTTTCTAGTATTGGACGAATCTTGGATTACCGGTGGAATAAGCTGGCAAGCTCTAATTTTATTTGTGGGAGGTCTTTTTCTACTTTACAAGAGCACTAAGGAGATTCGTGAAAAAATTGAGGATAAAGGCCATGATGAACGTGAAGTCACCAAATCAAGGTCTTCATCATTGACCAATGCAATTGTTCAAATAACCGTAATTAATATTGTCTTTTCCTTTGATTCTATTCTTACGGCAATTGGAATGACGAATGGTATTTCTCCCAACCCAACTGATGCTTTGATTTTGATGGTAACGGCTGTGGTTATTTCCGTAATAATTATGATGGTATTCGCCAATCCTGTTGGTGAGTTTGTGAACAAACATCCATCTATACAGGTGTTGGGTCTATCATTCCTTATTTTAATTGGGTTTATGCTGATTACAGAAGCGGCACATCTTTCACACTTGGTGGTATTTGACAATGAGATTGGAGCAATACCCAAAGGGTATCTTTACTTTGCAATATCCTTCTCCTTAATGGTTGAGTTTTTTGACCTAAGAATGAAAAAGAACAAACAGAAAAATGGCGAAACCCTAGAAGGTTAAAGTTCTAATTGGGTCGCTGGAAAGCCAATTCAGGATGCAGTTGCTTCTGCGTTTCATGCAGTTTCTGTTGCTGCCTTACGGTAAGTGTACTGCCGTCATGGCTCCATCCCGGAGGGCCAAAAATGTACATTAGTTTGTGGGATAGTTTTTTGGACTTCTTCATATCATTCCAAATATCCTTGAATTCATGGGTAAGGATTACCACAGGATTAAAAGAATCAGGTGAATGGATAACTCCATATTTTACATCAACATCATCATCAAGCTCTTTCCATGTGCCAAACATTTTATCAAAGATGTTTAAGAATCCACCATGGTTCTTGTCCAAATATTCAACATTTTGTGCGTGGTGCACCTGGTGCATAGTATGTGTATTGAAAATTTTCTCAATGAATCCCATTTTAGGAACATAAACGGAGTGCAGTTGAAATTGCCACAATGCCTCGATTCCCAAACAAACCACAACCATTTCTGGTGGAAACCCAATTGCTGTCATCCACATATAAAATAGAGGTTTGTACAAAATAGTGAACCATCCATTTCGGACGGCTGTCCCTAGATTAAAATTATCTGAGGAATGGTGCACAATGTGTGCGGCCCATAATATTCGTATTTCATGGTTGGCTCTATGGAACCAGTAGTATGTGAAATCATCAGCTAATTGACATAGAATCCAAATATACCATGCGTAACCAAAAGATTCATAGCCCAAAAAATTCCTTCGAACTCCATCTACCATGGGATTACAGAGCTCATATACACCTTCAAAAAGAACAATTGCAAAAATAACCTTGAACAATGGACCTAAAATTGCAGACCCAATTCCCATGAAGCCACTTGCAGCTAAATCTTTCCAATTATATAAATGGTCATCACCATGTGCCTTACTGTAAGTTAATTCAAATAAAATAAACGCAATAAAAACAGGTACGCCGTATACCAACGGGTTAGTGAAATCCATATAAAAAAATTAAGCTATTGGGTTAGGTGTGTATAACTTGAGCGCCAAAATAAGTAGAATAATGCATTAAAACAAAGTAGTTTGCTCAGAACCATCATCTTTTGAATCTATATCATTATCATTAAAGCCTATGGATTCTTCATCCACCACTTCAATCTCCTCTGGAATAGGTTCTTTGGGCTCTTCAAAGGGAAGAGGCTCCAAGGCATTAATATTTTTTACTTTTTCTGATGTTAGTTGGTTCCCTATTGCTTTTATTCCCTTTACAGATATGAAATCTCCTACATCTATCTGTTGATTAGGTTTGGCATCCTTACCTCTTGGTTTTGAAAATTCAATCTCAATCAATGGTTTCCAATCTGTAGAAACGAGCTCAAGGTGTGATTTTGGATGTTCCGAAATCACTATTTCTTCCTTGTTGGGATTTTCAACTAAAAACCTTTTTATATAATAGCGCTCCTTTTCACCTTCAAAATGCACAACGGAGATTGGTTTTTTAGGGTTCCATTTTTGCAGAACAATCATATCATCATTAAAACGAGTCAATAAATCTGGTGGAATGGTTTTGACTTTTCCTTTCTGATCAATAATCAACAAAAGGTCATCTCCTTTAAAATCACCCAGAAGCTCTCCTCTTCCATCAACGTTTAGACGTCCCACGATATCATCAAACCAAATTTTTCTTGGCTTAAGGGTAGAAACTCCTTTTTCTTTTAACTCTATTCTCTTTACGGGATACTTAGTGACCAAATTTCCTTTTGATGCTCTTCCTTTTATCAACAGGTCAGCAAAATCCAAATCCCATTTTAATTTCTTAATGCTACCGGATTGCCTCAGTAATACGGTAATAGTTTCCGCTTCTCCATTGGGGTTGGCTGAAAAGTAAAGTACCTCCGATGTTGGCTTGCCTCCTGCCAATTGATACATCTTATCCCTAGTGATACTGGTGACATTAAATCTCTTGATGTAGCTAGGCCCTCCCCTTCCATCTTTGTAGATCATATTATAGATGGTACGGCTATCTTTCTTCTTAAATACCGCTACATGAATGATTCCTTTTCCAATAAAGGTCTTGGAGTCGACCTTTGTGATCATCATTTCACCTTTTTTGGTGAAAACGATAATGTCATCTATATCACTGCAATCCGTAACATATTCATCTTTCCGTAATGAGGTTCCAATAAACCCTTCCTCCCGGTTTACATAGAGTTTAGTATTTCTAATGACTACTTTGGTAGCTTCAATGTCATCAAAGATTTTAATCTCTGACTTACGTTCTCGTCCTTTGCCATATTTCTTCTTGAGTTCTTTAAAGTAATCAATGGCGTAGTCTACCAAATGTTCCAGATGATGTTTGGTTTGAGCAATTTTCTCGTCCAAACTGTCAATAAGCTGTTGGGCTTTTTCTAAATCAAATTTGGAAATACGTTTGATGCGGATTTCGGTCAAACGAACTATGTCATCCTCTGTAACCGCTCTTTTCAGGTTTTTGGTGAATGGTTTAAGCCCTTTATCAATAGCTGAGATAACACCTTCCCATGTTTCCTCCTCCTCAATATCACGGTAGATTCTATTCTCAATAAAAATACGTTCTAAAGAAGCAAAATGCCATTGCTCCTCCAGTTCACCAAGCTGAATTTCGAGCTCAGCCTTTAACAATTCAACCGTATAGTCGGTTGAACGCATAAGCATTTCAGTAACACCTATAAATAGAGGTTTGTTGTCCTCAATAATACATCCCAAAGGAGATATGGAAGATTCGCAAGACGTAAATGCGTATAGCGCGTCTATGGTTTTGTCAGGAGAAATTCCACTAGGCAGATGAACCAAAATCTCTACCTCTGCAGCGGTATTGTCTTCTATTTTTTTGATTTTGATTTTACCCTTGTCATTGGCTTTAAGAATAGAATCTATTAATGAAGATGTATTGGTTCCATATGGTATTTCATTGATAACAAGAGTATTCTTGTCAAATGTTGAAATCTTAGCGCGAACACGAACCTTACCGCCCCGAAGCCCATCATTATAATTGGTGACGTCTATAATTCCAGAAGTTGGGAAATCTGGAAATAGCTTGAAACGTTGGCCTTTTAAATGTTTCATGGAGGCATCAATCAACTCATTAAAGTTGTGTGGGAGTACCTTGGTTGACAATCCCACAGCAATTCCCTCAGCTCCCTGCGCCAACAGCAATGGGAATTTGACCGGAAGATTTACAGGTTCCTTCTTTCTACCATCATAGGAAAGCTGCCATTCAGTAATTTTTGGGCTGAAAACAACCTCTAATCCAAATTTTGAGAGTCTAGCCTCTATATACCTGGATGCAGCGGCCCCATCACCGGTAAGAATGTTCCCCCAGTTTCCTTGAGTATCTATAAGTAAGTCCTTCTGCCCTATTTGAACCATGGCATCTGCAATACTCGCATCTCCATGAGGATGGTATTGCATAGTATGCCCAACGACATTGGCCACTTTGTTGTACCGGCCATCGTCCAACTCTTTAAGGGCGTGCATTATTCTGCGTTGCACTGGTTTAAAACCGTCTTCTATTGCAGGAACGGCACGCTCTAAAATAACATAAGAGGCATAGTCCAAAAACCAATCCTTGTACATGCCCGTGACCCTTGTAAGGCTATCTTGGGAACTGTCTTGGTTTTCTAAACCTTCATCATTCAAATCTTCATTCTCTTCCATTTAGAAGGGGATACATTTATCTGGTTTATAGTTAGTTTTCTTCAACTAAATCAAGTTCTACTTTAAGGTTTTTAATGATAAATTCTTGTCTATCAGGGGTGTTTTTGCCCATATAGAATTTCAGTAAATTATCTATGCTCATTGCTTTGTCCAACATTACAGGTTCAAGGCGAATATCATCGCCTATAAAATGTTGAAACTCGTCTGGAGAAATCTCGCCCAACCCTTTAAATCTTGTAATTTCTGGTTTACCGGTGAGCTTTTGAATAGCATTTCGTCTTTCTTCCTCGCTGTAACAATAAATGGTTTCTTTTTTATTTCTAACCCTGAAAAGAGGGGTTTGTAGAATGTATAAATGGTTTTCTTTTATCAATTCTGGAAAGAATTGCAAAAAGAACGTAATCAGTAAAAGACGTATGTGCATTCCGTCAACATCTGCATCCGTGGCGATTACAATATTGTTGTAACGCAGGTCTTCCATCGATTCTTCAATATTTAAAGCTGCTTGCAACAGATTGAATTCTTCATTTTCATACACAATCTTTTTTGACATTCCATAGGAATTCAAAGGCTTTCCCCGTAGACTGAAAACCGCTTGGGTGTTTACATCCCTAGATTTGGTGATAGAACCGGAAGCTGAATCTCCCTCTGTAATAAACAGTGTGGATTCCAACCTTCTGTCCTTCTTCATATCTTGAAGATGAACTCGGCAATCTCTAAGTTTTTTATTGTGCAAGCTTGCTTTTTTAGCGCGATCTCTCGCTAATTTTCGAATTCCAGAAAGTTCCTTTCTTTCTTTTTCAGCCTGTACAATCTTGCGCTGAATTGCTTCGGCCGTGGTTTGGTTTTTATGCAAGTAATTATCTAGGTACTTTCCAACAAAGTCATTGATATAGGTTCGGACAGTGGGTAACTTTCCTCCCATGTCCGTAGAGCCCAGTTTGGTCTTAGTTTGACTTTCAAAAACAGGCTCCATCACTTTAATGGAAATAGCAGAAATTATGGATTTTCTGATATCCGAGGCATCATAATTTTTACCATAAAAATCACGAATGGTCTTTACAATAGCCTCCCTAAAAGCGGCTTGGTGTGTTCCTCCTTGCGTAGTATGTTGTCCATTTACAAAGGAATGATATTCCTCACTGTATTGGGTTCTACTATGTGTTAGGGCAACTTCGATATCATCTCCTTTAAGATGAATTATTGGATATAGAAAATCTTCTTGGTTGTTGTTATCCTCCAATAAATCCTTCAATCCATTTTCTGAAAAGAATTTTTCCCCATTAAAGACAATAGTTAATCCTGGATTAAGGTATACGTAGTTTTTGAGCATGCGTTCCACATACTCGTTTCGATATTTATATTTTTTAAAAATGGATTCGTCAGGAACAAAACTAACCTTGGTACCCCGGCGTTTTGTGGAATCTATCAGTTCTTCGGTTACTAAATTCCCAGCTTTAAACTCAGCTGCCTTTGATTGCCCATCACGCACTGATTCAACCTTAAAAAAATTGGAAAGCGCATTTACTGCCTTTGTTCCAACTCCATTAAGACCTACAGATTTTTTAAAAGCCCGAGTATCGTATTTTCCACCGGTATTCATTTTGGAAACTACATCCACAACCTTCCCCAATGGAATTCCTCGACCATAATCACGGACATGGACTGTATTTTCCTTGATATTGATTTCAATAGTTTTCCCGGCCCCCATGACAAACTCATCAATACAGTTGTCAATGACTTCTTTAAGAAGAATATAGATGCCGTCGTCTGCGGATGAACCATCTCCCAACTTACCAATATACATTCCGGGGCGCATGCGGATATGCTCCTTCCAGTCCAGGGAGCGAATATTATCCTCGGTATACTTGGTTTCTGCCATTGGTTAAGGGTTAATCCTTGCTAATATAAAATTTAGCCGCAAAAATAAATGTGTAGCCGAAAGAAAGTAATCAACAAATACTGTTGATATACCTATTATGAAGAAGGATTTCTCTTAAACGTTAAACCTAAAATGCATGACATCACCATCCTTTACCACATATTCCTTCCCCTCAACACGCATTTTACCTGCTTCTTTTACTTTGGATTCGCTTCCATACTGCACATAATCATCATAAGCAATGACCTCTGCTCGAATGAAGCCTTTTTCAAAATCAGTATGGATTACCCCGGCAGCTTGCGGGGCCGTTGCCCCAACTGGAATGGTCCAAGCCCTAACCTCTTTTTCACCAGCTGTAAAATAAGTTTCCAAGTCCAATAATTTATATGCTCCCCTAATCAGTTTAGCTGAACCGGGCTCGGAAAGACCTAAATCTTCCAAGAACATTTGGCGTTCCTCATAGGTATCCAATTCCGTAATATCCGCTTCGGTGCCCACTGCTAAAAATATAACTTCAGCATTTTCATTGGCTACCGCTTCTTTTACCTTTTCTACATAGGCATTTCCATTTGTAGCTGCTTCTTCATCAACATTACAGACATACATTACTGGTTTGTCCGTTATCAATTGCAAAGGTTTTACATATTCCGCATGGTCATCATCAGAAAGTGTTATGGCCCGCACCGATGTTCCTGCTTCCAAGCCTTCTTTTAAACTAGTTAAAACAGCGGCTTCCTTTTGGGCTTCTTTGTTTCCTGTTTTTGCAGCACGATTTACCTTGTCCAATTTCTTTTCAACACTCTCCAAATCTTTCAACTGGAGTTCCATATCTATGGTCTCCTTATCCCTGATTGGATCTACAGAGCCATCAACATGTACAATATTATCGTTATCAAAACATCGTAAGACATGGAGAATGGCATCCGTTTCACGAATGTTTCCTAAAAATTGGTTTCCCAACCCCTCTCCTTTACTGGCGCCCTTCACCAATCCGGCAATATCAACTATTTCTACCGTTGCGGGAATAACTTTTTCTGGACTAACCAACTCCTCCAATTTTTCCATTCGATTGTCGGGTACATTAACAACCCCAATATTAGGTTCAATAGTACAAAAGGGAAAGTTTGCACTCTGTGCCTTTGCATTGGACAAACAATTAAACAAAGTCGATTTTCCTACGTTTGGCAATCCTACAATACCAGCTTTCATTGATTAGATGTTTGATTTAAGTATTTAGTATTTTGGGCTTGCTATCTATTTATACGTAATAGCATGACCTTGTACTGAACACCGAGAATTATTTAAGGCTGCAAATATAAGTTGAAGTATGACAAATGTTACATTTCAAGAACCTTAAAAACCTGAAAGAAGCATATAAAATCCTATAATAATTACAGCGAGGATGCCTAAAATGGCAATTATGGAAAGTGTGCACCCTATCTGTTTCCAAAATCCATTATATGTTTTCTCTTTTTCTTGCATAAAAAAACCCGAACCATTTTCGATTCGGGCTAAATTAAAGCTTTTTTCCACCTATCCGTCAGGGTGCATAAATTTTTGCTTTCCTAAGAGTTCCTCCTCGGTCTCTACTCTGTCCTCATCAGGTACACAACAGTCTACCGGGCATACGGCGGCACACTGGGGTTCCTCATGAAAGCCCATACATTCAGTACACTTATCTGGGGATATATAGTAAATTTCATCACTTATGGGAATCTGTACTTCATCTGCATTTACAGCTTTTCCATCAGGAAGGACTACATCCCCTTCCAACGATGTGCCATCACTGTAGCGCCATTCATCAGCCCCTTCATAAATTGCAGTATTTGGGCACTCAGGTTCGCAAGCACCACAGTTAATACATTCATCTGTTATTATAATTGCCATAATTTCTTTTTCCTTTATGCTGAAATAATTTCTGCATGCTTACTTTTGGACAAAAATAAACCCTACCAATTTAGTGTACAAATATAATGATAGCGCATACCTCTAGATTGCAAGCTTTTGTTAAACTTGGAAGTTTTATAAGTGATTTTTGTGAAAATCATAACCTCTCAGAAAACAATAGGTATTCTGACTTCAATGATATCCTGGTAAAAGCAGGACAGCAAAACAGTTGGTTTACACAGGAGAACATTTTATTTGCCCTTGAACAATGGTCGTTTTTATTAACAGAAGAACAGTTGACCAATTGGCTTTCCAATTACACTTTTACTAACTCAAAAGAAGTAAAGACCGTTGGTCTTGTCATGGCTGGAAATATTCCTTTGGTTGGTTTCCATGACTTTTTATGCGTTTTATTGTCAGGAAACAAGGTTTTGGCAAAACTTTCATCAAACGATACGGTGCTCCTCCCCTTTCTTTCTGAATACTTGATTCAGCAGGACCCGAACTTAGAAGACAAAATTCAGTTTGCCGAAGGTAAACTTGAAGATTTTGATGCGGTAATTGCTACGGGAAGCAATAACACCAGTAGGTATTTTGAGTATTATTTCGGAAAAAAGCCAAATATTATTAGAAAGAATAGAAGTTCTGTCGCCATTCTAACAGGAAATGAATCAAAGCAGCAGCTTACGGCTTTGGGAGAAGATATTTTTAGATATTATGGATTGGGATGCAGAAATGTTTCCAAAATATTTGTTCCAAAAAATTATGATTTTGACATGTTTTTCAATGCCATTTTTGAGTATAAAGACCTGATAAATCAAATTAAATACTCGAATAACTACGACTACAATAAAGCAGTTTATTTGATGAGTGAGTTTAAAATTCTGGATAACGGTTTCCTTATTTTAAAAGAAGATGAAAGTTTTTCTTCACCCATTGCATCATTGTTTTATTCGTATTATGAAAACGAGACAGAATTAAAACAAAAACTTGAAGAACACCGCGATGACATTCAATGTGTGGTCTCTGATTTAAAAGTTAACAACAAGGTCAATTTTGGGGAAACCCAAAAACCAAAACTTAATGACTACGCAGATGGGATTGATACCATTTCGTTCCTTTTATCACTTTAATGTCAATACGTTTTAACCATTTTTATATCCAAGATTTTTTTAGAACTTTACTCCTTAATTTAACCAAATGAAAAAACACAATTTTAGTGCTGGTCCATGTATTTTACCAAAAGAAGTAATGCAGAAAGCCGCTGAGGCGGTAGTAGAACTTGATGGAATAGGCCTCTCACTTATAGAAATTTCCCATAGAAGTAAAGAGTTTGTAGCCATTATGGAAAATGCGCGCGCTCTGGCCCTGGAACTTTTGGGCCTGGAGGGAAAAGGGTATCAAGCATTGTTCCTCCAAGGTGGTGCAAGCACTCAATTTTTGATGGCTGCCTTTAATTTGTTGGATAAAAAAGCGGGATACGTAAATACAGGTACATGGAGTCAAAAATCAATCAAAGAGGCAAAATTGATTGGTGAAATTATCGAAGTAGCCTCCTCACAAGACCAAAATTTCAATTATATCCCAAAGGGATATGCAATTCCAAGTGATTTGGATTATTTGCACTTAACCTCCAACAATACCATTTTTGGAACGCAAATAAAAAAATTCCCTAAAACGGATGTTCCATTGGTATGTGATATGAGTTCGGATATTTTTTCAAGGCAAATGGATTTTTCGAAATTCGACCTGATTTATGCTGGAGCACAAAAAAATATGGGCCCAGCAGGAACCACATTAGTAGTTATAAAAGAGAACATTTTGGGGAAAGTATCGCGTCAAATCCCATCAATGTTAGATTATAAGGTACATGTTAGTAAGGATAGCATGTTCAATACACCACCAGTTTTTGCTGTATACGTTTCCATGCTTACCATGCAGTGGCTGAAAGATCTAGGAGGAATTGCTGCCATAGAGGAAATTAACGAACGTAAAGCAAATCTTATTTATTCTGAAATAGAACTGAACCCTGTTTTCTCTGGATTTGCAGCAAAAGAAGACCGTTCCATTATGAATGCCACTTTTAATATTACTGATGATTCGTTGAAAGAAATTTTTGATGAGAAATGCAAAGAAGCCGGAATTAATGGAATTAATGGCCATCGTTCTGTTGGTGGCTATCGGGCCTCCATGTACAATGCCCTTCCTTTGGAAAGTGTTGGAGTCTTGGTAGATATAATGAGTGATTTGGAAAAGAAAGGATAATGGGAAAAGTTTTAGCAAACGACGGAATAGCCCAAATTGGAATTGACCTGCTTGAAAAAGGAGGTTTTGAAGTAATAACTACCAAAGTAGCGCAAGAACAGCTGGTAAACTTTATCAACGAAAATGATATTACCGCATTATTGGTACGAAGTGCCACTGAAGCCAGAAAGTCTTTGGTGGACGCATGTCCAAATTTAGAATTGATTGGTCGTGGCGGTGTTGGTATGGATAATATTGATGTGGAATATGCCAAATCCAAAGGAGTTCATGTAATAAATACTCCAGCTGCTTCATCAGAATCTGTTGCCGAGTTAGTATTTGCCCATTTATTTGGAGGCGTTCGGTTTTTATACGATTCAAATCGAAATATGCCTCTGGATGGAGATAGTAAGTTCAAACAATTAAAGAAAAGTTATGCAGGCGGAACTGAGCTCCGAGGAAAAACATTAGGACTTGTTGGGTTCGGAAGAATTGGCAAGGCTACCGCAAAAATGGCGTTGGGGCTTGGCATGAAAGTGTTATATACGGATTCATACGTGCCTGAAGCAACCGTGGAAATCCCATTTTTTGATGGTCAATCTGTAAAATTTGAATTGAAAAGTAGTTCAAAAGAAGACGTTTTGCAAAACTCAGATTTCATTAGTATCCATGTTCCTGCCCAAAAAGATTACGTCTTGGGGAAAAATGAGTTTAAAATGATGAAATCCGGTGCTGGAGTAATAAATGCATCCCGTGGCGGTGTTTTGGATGAAGTAGCGCTTATTGACGCGCTGGAAAACAAAAAAATTACGTTTGCTGGATTGGATGTCTTTGAATCTGAACCAAATCCTGAAATCAAAATATTAATGCATCCACAGATTTCATTAACGCCCCATATTGGAGCGGCAACGAAAGAGGCTCAGGAGCGTATTGGTGCAGAGCTGGCGTCTCAAATCATTGATTTGTTGAAATAGCTTGTTTATAAATACAGTTTTAAAAACTTTCTTTTTTGTACATTGGGCTCCTAAACTAAACACTATAAAATGTCAGGATTATTAGACTTATTGA contains:
- a CDS encoding 4Fe-4S dicluster domain-containing protein, translating into MAIIITDECINCGACEPECPNTAIYEGADEWRYSDGTSLEGDVVLPDGKAVNADEVQIPISDEIYYISPDKCTECMGFHEEPQCAAVCPVDCCVPDEDRVETEEELLGKQKFMHPDG
- a CDS encoding acyl-CoA reductase, with the translated sequence MIAHTSRLQAFVKLGSFISDFCENHNLSENNRYSDFNDILVKAGQQNSWFTQENILFALEQWSFLLTEEQLTNWLSNYTFTNSKEVKTVGLVMAGNIPLVGFHDFLCVLLSGNKVLAKLSSNDTVLLPFLSEYLIQQDPNLEDKIQFAEGKLEDFDAVIATGSNNTSRYFEYYFGKKPNIIRKNRSSVAILTGNESKQQLTALGEDIFRYYGLGCRNVSKIFVPKNYDFDMFFNAIFEYKDLINQIKYSNNYDYNKAVYLMSEFKILDNGFLILKEDESFSSPIASLFYSYYENETELKQKLEEHRDDIQCVVSDLKVNNKVNFGETQKPKLNDYADGIDTISFLLSL
- the serC gene encoding 3-phosphoserine/phosphohydroxythreonine transaminase; the encoded protein is MKKHNFSAGPCILPKEVMQKAAEAVVELDGIGLSLIEISHRSKEFVAIMENARALALELLGLEGKGYQALFLQGGASTQFLMAAFNLLDKKAGYVNTGTWSQKSIKEAKLIGEIIEVASSQDQNFNYIPKGYAIPSDLDYLHLTSNNTIFGTQIKKFPKTDVPLVCDMSSDIFSRQMDFSKFDLIYAGAQKNMGPAGTTLVVIKENILGKVSRQIPSMLDYKVHVSKDSMFNTPPVFAVYVSMLTMQWLKDLGGIAAIEEINERKANLIYSEIELNPVFSGFAAKEDRSIMNATFNITDDSLKEIFDEKCKEAGINGINGHRSVGGYRASMYNALPLESVGVLVDIMSDLEKKG
- a CDS encoding D-2-hydroxyacid dehydrogenase, coding for MGKVLANDGIAQIGIDLLEKGGFEVITTKVAQEQLVNFINENDITALLVRSATEARKSLVDACPNLELIGRGGVGMDNIDVEYAKSKGVHVINTPAASSESVAELVFAHLFGGVRFLYDSNRNMPLDGDSKFKQLKKSYAGGTELRGKTLGLVGFGRIGKATAKMALGLGMKVLYTDSYVPEATVEIPFFDGQSVKFELKSSSKEDVLQNSDFISIHVPAQKDYVLGKNEFKMMKSGAGVINASRGGVLDEVALIDALENKKITFAGLDVFESEPNPEIKILMHPQISLTPHIGAATKEAQERIGAELASQIIDLLK